One window of Plasmodium falciparum 3D7 genome assembly, chromosome: 7 genomic DNA carries:
- a CDS encoding V-type ATPase V0 subunit e, putative: protein MDENISNGTFIYLIIWFVSCIVFCIFFARDGKISRWNMIKLIITLVSLAVFCLWIFWLCVYISQLNPIVFPQRRTVKD, encoded by the exons ATGGATGAGAATATATCTAATGgaacttttatatatttaattatttggTTTGTGTCTTGTATCGTGTTTTGCATTTTTTTTGCAAGGGATGGAAAAATATCAAGATGGAATATGATTaa gTTAATAATTACGCTAGTTTCTTTGGCTGTTTTTTGTTTATGGATATT TTGGCTGTGTGTGTATATTTCTCAATTAAATCCCATTGTTTTCCCACAAAGGAGGACCGTAAAggattaa
- a CDS encoding protein pelota homolog, putative codes for MKLLYRKRDNDKMIIGLITEEDDDLWGVYNLLSLNDEIESYTSRKVQKDIGNNSYVTEIRKLMLTLCITKIDFDCENNSLRVSGKNVKANEYVKIGQYHTFDIGLNDKIKIMKKNWDHIHREKLEECTNIKNNCEIAILLIDCGRANMYLLTQQLYKTVFSINKIIHKKKDKNNSSSYKKSLENFFNIVLKNLYSSINFEKIKCIVLGGPGFFKNDFFSYLYEKSDMKNDKNILTLKNKFLIVKTSNIFKNSLNEILNDENMKKQILNLKVVSHVDILNKFYKIFEKNEDKICYGPDEVKYASKINAIDSLLITDKTFRSCDVKTRKEYVQVVQYVKNTGGQVYIFSDNHTSGEQLNSLTGIAAILKFPIFYDINQAHEKGQSTKEDYIKREDTQNGEHMTNI; via the coding sequence ATGAAGTTGTTATACAGAAAGCGTGATAACGATAAGATGATTATCGGTTTAATTACGGAAGAGGATGATGATTTGTGGGGAGTGTATAATTTGTTAAGtttaaatgatgaaataGAATCTTATACTTCAAGAAAGGTTCAAAAAGATATTGGTAATAATTCATATGTAACTGAAATAAGAAAGTTGATGTTAACATTGTGTATTACTAAAATTGATTTTGATTGTGAGAATAATAGTTTAAGAGTATCAGGGAAAAATGTCAAAGCAAATGAGTATGTTAAGATTGGTCAGTATCATACTtttgatataggtcttaatgataagataaaaattatgaaaaagaacTGGGATCATATACATAGAGAAAAATTAGAAGAATGTactaatataaagaataattgTGAAATTgctattttattaattgatTGTGGTCGTGCTAATATGTATTTACTTACAcaacaattatataaaacagtTTTTAGTATTAATAAGATAATacataagaaaaaagataaaaataattcatcgtcatataaaaaatcattagagaatttttttaatattgtattaaaaaatttatattcaaGTATTAATTTtgagaaaataaaatgtattgtTTTAGGGGGTCCtggtttttttaaaaatgatttttttaGCTATCTCTATGAAAAATCAGATATGAAGAATGATAAGAATATTCTcacattaaaaaataaatttttaattgtaaaaacgtctaatatttttaaaaattctttaaatgaaatattaaatgatgaaaatatgaaaaaacaaattttaAACTTGAAAGTTGTATCACATGtggatattttaaataaattttataaaatttttgaaaaaaatgaagacaaAATTTGTTATGGTCCTGATGAAGTCAAATATGCATCGAAAATAAATGCTATAGattcattattaataactGATAAAACGTTTAGAAGTTGTGATGTTAAAACTAGAAAGGAATACGTTCAGGTAGTacaatatgtaaaaaatacaGGAGGAcaagtttatattttttcagaTAACCATACATCAGGTGAACAATTAAATTCCTTAACAGGTATTGCAGCTATATTGAAGTTTCctattttttatgatattaatCAGGCACATGAAAAGGGGCAATCTACAAAAGAAGATTATATTAAAAGGGAAGATACACAAAATGGTGAGCATATGACAAATATATGA